One region of Armigeres subalbatus isolate Guangzhou_Male chromosome 3, GZ_Asu_2, whole genome shotgun sequence genomic DNA includes:
- the LOC134224633 gene encoding nuclear speckle splicing regulatory protein 1, producing the protein MSKQYGLIDPKANKAAVLKTGIAKHAAFESDSDSDAGDPKKSMNLELGESQKRQVRTAQAKALAEDPTIYQYDELYDEMDNRRKESKTSKSQAERKPKYIGKLLETADKRKKEQERRIERQVQKEREAEGEMYKDKESFVTSAYRAKLEEMKDAEEKEKREEYLESIGDVTKQSDLGGFYRHIYSQKMGETVEPKKDKSEEKEEGHSSALGDEPKHVTDKQLSESESEEEKTAKLEAMKSKDLQSKARRYRKRNSDDEENDDKEEKNDSSKKVHLQSNLDADSDFSIDSNSSSSDSESNSDDGEREKNDNKKRKNKQIPSEMLMEKKPKTEDDEMPSNGVDNDTKSANENKEEVSKVVTEQSVKEVKKPKEPKIDIWKKRTIGPVLDAALQRYYERKAARESG; encoded by the exons atgtcaaaaca ATATGGTTTGATTGATCCAAAGGCCAATAAAGCCGCCGTACTAAAGACCGGAATCGCAAAGCATGCAGCTTTTGAGAGCGATTCGGACTCCGATGCTGGTGATCCCAAAAAGTCCATGAATTTGGAGCTTGGTGAGAGCCAAAAGCGGCAAGTAAGGACTGCCCAGGCAAAAGCGCTGGCGGAAGATCCAACCATCTATCAGTACGATGAACTGTACGACGAAATGGATAACCGGCGGAAGGAATCAAAAACCAGCAAGTCGCAGGCAGAAAGGAAACCAAAATACATTGGAAAGCTGCTGGAGACGGCTGACAAGCGGAAGAAGGAACAGGAAAGGCGCATCGAGCGACAGGTTCAGAAGGAGCGTGAAGCCGAGGGGGAAATGTACAAAGATAAGGAATCGTTTGTAACTTCGGCCTACAGGGCGAAGTTGGAAGAGATGAAGGATGCTGAAGAAAAGGAGAAGCGTGAAGAATATTTGGAGAGCATTGGAGATGTAACAAAGCAGAGTGACTTGGGAGGTTTCTACAGACATATTTATTCGCAGAAAATGGGAGAAACTGTTGAACCGAAAAAGGATAAGAGTGAAGAGAAGGAAGAGGGACATTCCAGTGCATTAGGAGATGAACCCAAACATGTCACGGATAAACAATTGTCCGAGAGTGAATCGGAGGAGGAGAAAACCGCTAAATTAGAAGCAATGAAAAGTAAAGATTTACAGTCAAAAGCCCGAAGGTACCGCAAACGGAATTCTGACGATGAGGAGAATGATGATAAGGAAGAAAAGAATGATTCTTCGAAGAAAGTTCATCTTCAGTCAAATTTGGACGCCGATTCCGACTTTAGCATAGATTCGAACAGCAGTAGCAGCGACAGTGAAAGCAACAGCGATGATGGCGAGCGGGagaaaaatgataacaaaaagcgaaaaaataagcaaattccatccgaaatgttgatggaaaaGAAACCTAAAACAGAGGACGATGAAATGCCTTCCAATGGAGTAGATAACGATACAAAATCCGCTAAcgagaataaggaagaagtgtCCAAAGTCGTGACAGAACAAAGCGTAAAAGAAGTAAAGAAACCTAAGGAACCTAAAATAGATATATGGAAGAAGCGAACGATTGGTCCCGTGTTAGACGCAGCGTTGCAGAGATATTATGAACGGAAGGCAGCGAGGGAATCGGGTTGA